The Streptococcus sp. S5 genome contains a region encoding:
- a CDS encoding APC family permease: MFSTLKKWFIGRPLKSGAEGEGGLLGKMQALAMLSSDALSSIAYGPEQVILVLMTVSAGAIWWSIPIGIVVLVLLASLTISYRQVIHAYPQGGGAYMVTTENLSPKAGLIAGGSLLVDYMLTVAVSVSSGADAITSAIPSLHPYNLHISILLVLILMLMNLRGLRESATSLMIPVYLFIVSTIALIGYGVIQILTGHLAYNATAHVGQTISGVSIILLLRAFTSGSASLTGVEAISNSVPFFKKPKAKNAASTLTIMALILGIMFAGITFLNYWVGVVPAKGVTTLAQMAQAILGNSPVGQAFFYIFQLSTALILAVAANTGFSAFPMLAFNMAKNKYMPHMYMEKGDRLGYSNGILTLAIGAIVLLLIFDGQTESLIPLYTIGVFIPFALSQTGMVIHWKRQYQKGFLKYSLANILGAAICYGIVLILLLFRLREIWPFFPIIGLLLWMFLSIRNHYDKVAAQLRLGGKIEKTSYAGNTVIVLVGNVTQVSVGAMSYANSLGNDVIAMHVSTEETKVKDAEVAEEFKHYFPHIRFENVMTSYRDIIQPTVEFVSKVAEEAKEKGNTVTVLVPQFIPKKHWQNILHNQMSLKLKYALRWHEEVVVASYSYHLSE; encoded by the coding sequence ATGTTTTCAACATTGAAAAAATGGTTTATTGGCCGTCCGTTGAAATCTGGTGCAGAAGGTGAAGGCGGATTGCTAGGGAAAATGCAGGCTTTGGCCATGCTCTCTAGTGACGCACTTTCTTCTATTGCCTATGGTCCAGAGCAAGTTATCTTGGTCTTGATGACCGTATCAGCAGGAGCTATTTGGTGGTCCATTCCAATTGGGATTGTGGTCCTGGTTCTCCTAGCTAGTTTAACGATTTCTTATCGCCAAGTCATTCATGCCTACCCTCAAGGGGGAGGGGCCTATATGGTGACTACGGAGAACTTGTCTCCCAAAGCGGGTTTGATCGCTGGTGGTAGTCTCTTAGTCGACTACATGCTGACAGTAGCAGTATCTGTGTCTTCCGGTGCAGATGCCATCACGTCAGCGATTCCATCTCTTCATCCTTATAATCTTCACATTTCCATTTTGTTGGTCTTGATTTTGATGCTGATGAACCTTCGGGGGCTACGTGAATCAGCGACATCATTGATGATTCCGGTATACCTTTTCATTGTCAGTACCATTGCCTTGATCGGCTATGGTGTGATCCAAATCTTGACGGGTCACTTGGCCTATAACGCAACTGCTCATGTGGGTCAAACCATTTCAGGGGTTAGTATTATTCTCTTATTGCGGGCCTTTACGAGTGGATCCGCTTCCCTAACAGGGGTTGAAGCCATCTCCAATTCGGTTCCTTTCTTTAAGAAACCAAAAGCAAAGAATGCAGCTTCTACCTTGACCATTATGGCTTTGATTTTGGGGATCATGTTTGCAGGGATTACCTTCCTCAATTACTGGGTGGGTGTCGTTCCGGCTAAAGGGGTAACAACTCTAGCCCAAATGGCCCAAGCCATCTTAGGGAATTCCCCAGTTGGACAAGCCTTCTTTTACATCTTCCAATTATCAACAGCCTTGATCTTGGCAGTTGCGGCTAATACCGGTTTCTCCGCCTTTCCAATGTTGGCCTTTAACATGGCTAAAAATAAATACATGCCACACATGTATATGGAAAAAGGGGATCGTCTGGGCTATTCTAATGGGATTTTGACCTTGGCGATTGGTGCCATCGTCTTGCTCTTGATTTTTGATGGACAAACAGAAAGCTTGATTCCGCTTTATACCATTGGGGTCTTCATTCCTTTTGCCCTTTCTCAAACAGGGATGGTGATCCACTGGAAACGCCAATATCAAAAAGGATTTCTTAAGTATTCGCTTGCCAATATCCTGGGGGCAGCCATCTGTTATGGAATTGTCTTGATCCTCTTATTATTCCGTTTGCGTGAGATCTGGCCCTTCTTCCCTATTATTGGTCTCTTGCTTTGGATGTTCTTGAGTATCCGTAATCACTATGATAAAGTTGCGGCTCAATTGCGCTTGGGAGGTAAGATCGAAAAGACAAGTTATGCGGGCAATACCGTGATTGTCCTTGTTGGGAATGTCACTCAGGTAAGTGTGGGAGCTATGAGTTATGCAAATAGCCTAGGAAACGATGTTATAGCTATGCACGTCTCAACGGAAGAAACCAAGGTTAAAGACGCTGAGGTAGCAGAAGAATTTAAGCACTATTTCCCTCATATTCGCTTTGAAAATGTCATGACCAGTTACCGGGATATTATCCAGCCAACAGTTGAATTTGTCTCAAAAGTGGCTGAGGAGGCCAAGGAAAAAGGCAACACCGTTACAGTCCTAGTCCCTCAATTTATCCCTAAAAAACATTGGCAAAATATTCTCCACAACCAAATGAGTTTGAAATTGAAGTATGCACTTCGTTGGCATGAAGAAGTGGTTGTGGCAAGCTATTCTTACCATTTGTCTGAATAA
- a CDS encoding GNAT family N-acetyltransferase, which produces MKYRKAKKADLDQVVRVASTAFEDYLFLKVIKDLVRDPKQYPAFVEAMMRILVKVFLKHHICLVAEKNDEIYAVALLQKGPIPFRAYLLNGGFGLLKFISLKNMLAYFKFMEDTDKELEGNVDFDWYLMLLAVAPKHQRQGYGSRFMTEGIEPFLEEIKGEKLAFYTNTKGNVYFYTKNGYKEVYSSEISFNQVEMGSWYFLKELKKH; this is translated from the coding sequence ATGAAGTACAGAAAAGCAAAAAAAGCAGATCTGGATCAGGTGGTTCGAGTAGCCAGTACAGCCTTTGAGGACTATCTATTTTTAAAAGTCATCAAGGATTTGGTGCGTGATCCCAAGCAGTATCCTGCCTTTGTTGAGGCAATGATGCGCATCTTGGTGAAGGTTTTTCTCAAGCACCATATTTGCCTTGTGGCAGAAAAAAACGATGAAATTTATGCGGTAGCCTTGTTGCAAAAAGGACCGATTCCTTTTCGGGCCTATCTCTTAAATGGGGGATTCGGTTTGCTCAAGTTTATTTCCTTGAAAAATATGTTGGCCTACTTTAAATTTATGGAGGACACGGATAAGGAATTGGAGGGAAATGTAGATTTTGATTGGTATTTGATGCTTCTCGCAGTCGCCCCTAAACACCAACGGCAGGGCTATGGCAGTCGCTTTATGACAGAAGGAATTGAGCCTTTCTTGGAAGAGATCAAAGGGGAAAAACTAGCCTTCTATACCAATACCAAAGGAAATGTCTATTTTTACACAAAAAATGGCTACAAGGAAGTCTATTCAAGTGAGATTAGCTTTAACCAAGTAGAGATGGGTAGTTGGTATTTCTTGAAAGAACTAAAAAAACACTAA
- a CDS encoding ABC transporter ATP-binding protein, with protein sequence MHKTKQESSLWRQLSPYLKGFHLFFLVAILFSVVSSIITVIGPDKLKEITDTITKGMGGVIDIDKITSIALTLAILYGVGALVSYSSSFIISTMIQRFAERLRNAIAEKINRVPLQYFDSHEQGDTLSRVTNDVDLMTQSFNQSLVQMVSSIVLLIGSIFMMFKTDWHLAVTAIVSVFAGFALSSIIMVKSQPLFKQQQDNLAKVSGYVEEIYSGHNVVISYNGRHQAKDHFDAINQDLYHSMWKSQFFSGIMMPLMQFVGNFGYVMVCIVGAVLTINGDITIGTIVAFMTYVRIFTQPIGQMAQGITQLQSASAAMGRVFEFLDEEEMEDESQKTRQLETPKGHVTFEHVRFGYSPDKTIIHDFTAEAKPGQKVAIVGPTGAGKTTMVNLLMRFYDIQAGKITIDGVDTKAMSREEVHDAFSMVLQDTWLFEGTIRENLVFNQTDISDEAVEAATRAVGVHHFIRTLPNGYDTVLDDSVTLSVGQKQLLTIARALLKDAPLLILDEATSSVDTRTEELIQKAMDKLMEGRTSFVIAHRLSTIRNADLILVMKDGNIIEQGNHQELMSQNGFYADLYNSQFTEEVA encoded by the coding sequence ATGCATAAAACAAAACAAGAATCGTCCCTTTGGAGACAACTTTCTCCCTATTTGAAGGGCTTCCACCTATTTTTCCTAGTTGCTATCCTCTTTTCGGTCGTATCGAGTATTATCACGGTTATTGGACCGGATAAATTAAAAGAAATCACGGATACTATCACAAAAGGGATGGGAGGAGTCATTGATATTGACAAGATCACTTCGATTGCTCTGACCTTAGCCATCCTTTATGGAGTTGGAGCACTAGTGTCCTACAGCAGTAGCTTCATTATCTCAACGATGATTCAGCGCTTCGCAGAACGCTTGCGCAATGCCATCGCTGAAAAGATCAATCGTGTACCCCTCCAATATTTTGATAGTCACGAACAAGGAGATACCTTGTCTCGTGTGACCAATGACGTGGATTTGATGACCCAATCCTTTAACCAAAGCTTGGTTCAAATGGTCTCCTCTATCGTCTTATTGATCGGCTCCATCTTCATGATGTTTAAGACGGACTGGCACTTAGCTGTCACAGCGATTGTATCCGTCTTTGCTGGCTTTGCTCTTTCTAGCATCATTATGGTCAAGAGTCAGCCTTTGTTTAAACAGCAACAAGATAATCTTGCCAAAGTTTCAGGCTATGTTGAAGAAATCTATAGTGGCCACAATGTTGTTATTTCCTATAATGGCCGCCATCAAGCTAAAGATCATTTTGATGCCATCAACCAAGATTTGTACCATAGCATGTGGAAATCCCAATTCTTCTCTGGGATCATGATGCCCTTGATGCAGTTTGTAGGGAATTTCGGCTATGTCATGGTCTGTATCGTTGGGGCTGTCCTCACCATTAATGGAGACATTACCATCGGGACAATTGTGGCCTTTATGACCTATGTCCGCATCTTTACCCAACCAATTGGTCAAATGGCCCAAGGAATTACCCAATTGCAATCAGCCAGTGCTGCTATGGGGCGTGTCTTTGAATTCTTAGACGAAGAAGAAATGGAAGACGAATCCCAAAAAACACGTCAATTGGAAACACCAAAAGGTCATGTCACCTTTGAGCATGTTCGCTTTGGCTATTCACCAGACAAGACTATTATCCATGACTTTACAGCTGAAGCCAAACCGGGGCAAAAAGTGGCCATTGTTGGTCCGACAGGTGCAGGTAAGACGACCATGGTCAATCTCTTGATGCGTTTTTACGACATTCAAGCTGGTAAAATTACCATCGATGGTGTGGATACTAAGGCCATGAGCCGAGAAGAAGTTCATGATGCCTTTTCGATGGTCTTGCAAGATACCTGGCTATTTGAGGGGACCATTCGAGAAAACCTGGTCTTCAATCAAACGGATATTTCAGACGAAGCGGTGGAAGCAGCAACACGAGCTGTTGGGGTCCATCACTTTATTCGGACCTTGCCGAATGGTTATGACACCGTGCTAGATGATTCTGTCACCTTGTCCGTCGGTCAAAAGCAACTCTTGACCATTGCGCGTGCCCTCTTGAAGGATGCCCCGCTCCTCATCTTGGATGAAGCAACCTCATCTGTCGATACCCGTACAGAAGAGTTGATTCAAAAAGCCATGGACAAACTCATGGAAGGCCGGACCTCCTTTGTCATTGCCCATCGCTTGTCCACTATCCGTAATGCGGATCTGATTCTCGTGATGAAAGATGGAAATATTATCGAGCAGGGTAACCACCAAGAACTCATGAGCCAAAATGGCTTCTATGCCGATCTCTACAATAGCCAATTCACAGAAGAAGTAGCGTAA
- the queG gene encoding tRNA epoxyqueuosine(34) reductase QueG, whose protein sequence is MTLKENIIQLAHSIGISKIGFTTADDFAYLEKSLRLAVEEGRNSGFEHKNIEERIQPKLSLSSAKTIISIAVAYPHKLKQQPQKTAYKRGKFTPNSWGLDYHYVLQDKLNRLAAGIEEMTQDFEYKGMVDTGALVDTAVAQRAGIGFIGKNGLVISKEYGSYMFLGELITNLEIEPDQPVDYGCGDCRRCLDACPTSCLIGDGSMNAKRCLSFQTQDKGMMDLEFRKKIKTVIYGCDICQISCPYNKGLDNPLATEIDPDLAHPELIPFIELSNGQFKEKFGHVAGSWRGKNILQRNAIIALANANDRSAIPKLLNIIETSQNQIHIATAIWSLGQLLREVTPDLVELLRNIKHPTDAIIEERTAFFEKFGIQADSQLQ, encoded by the coding sequence ATGACACTAAAAGAAAATATTATCCAACTGGCGCATTCTATTGGGATTTCAAAAATTGGATTTACAACTGCTGATGACTTTGCTTATTTGGAAAAATCGCTCCGCTTGGCCGTTGAGGAAGGACGGAATTCTGGATTCGAGCATAAGAATATTGAAGAGCGCATCCAACCCAAATTAAGTCTCTCCTCCGCAAAGACCATCATCTCAATCGCTGTCGCCTACCCCCACAAACTCAAGCAACAACCTCAAAAAACAGCCTATAAAAGAGGAAAATTTACCCCCAACAGCTGGGGATTAGACTACCATTATGTCCTTCAAGACAAGCTCAACCGCTTAGCTGCTGGGATTGAAGAAATGACGCAGGATTTTGAATATAAGGGTATGGTCGATACTGGAGCACTGGTAGATACAGCCGTCGCCCAACGAGCAGGGATTGGCTTTATCGGAAAAAATGGCTTGGTCATTTCAAAAGAATACGGTTCTTACATGTTTTTAGGGGAATTGATTACCAACCTCGAAATCGAACCAGATCAACCAGTCGACTATGGTTGTGGAGACTGTCGGCGTTGTTTAGATGCTTGCCCAACCTCCTGTTTAATAGGGGATGGCTCTATGAATGCCAAACGCTGTTTGTCCTTCCAAACCCAAGACAAGGGCATGATGGACCTAGAATTTCGCAAGAAAATTAAAACGGTCATCTATGGATGTGACATCTGTCAGATTAGCTGCCCTTATAACAAAGGGCTGGATAATCCCTTGGCAACAGAAATCGATCCTGATCTGGCTCATCCAGAGTTGATCCCCTTTATTGAACTGTCTAACGGACAATTTAAGGAAAAATTCGGGCATGTTGCTGGAAGCTGGCGAGGCAAGAATATCCTCCAACGCAATGCAATTATCGCACTAGCCAATGCCAATGACCGCTCAGCCATCCCTAAGCTCCTGAACATCATCGAAACTTCACAAAATCAGATTCATATTGCAACGGCTATCTGGTCCTTAGGGCAACTGCTTCGTGAAGTCACGCCGGACCTTGTTGAGCTCTTACGGAATATCAAACATCCGACCGATGCTATCATAGAAGAACGAACTGCTTTCTTTGAAAAATTCGGCATTCAAGCAGATTCACAGCTACAATGA
- the secA gene encoding preprotein translocase subunit SecA — MANLLKTIIENDRGEIKRLEKMADKVFSYEDQMAALTDDELKAKTVEFKQRYQDGESLDDLLYEAFAVVREAAKRVLGLFPYKVQVMGGIVLHHGDVPEMRTGEGKTLTATMPVYLNALSGKGVHVVTVNEYLTERDATEMGELYSWLGLSVGINLAAKSPAEKKEAYLCDITYSTNSEIGFDYLRDNMVVRAENMVQRPLNYALVDEVDSILIDEARTPLIVSGQTASDTSQLYHMADAYVKTLTEDDYIIDVPSKTIGLSDSGIDKAESYFNLENLYDIENVALTHFIDNALRANYIMILDIDYVVSEDQEILIVDQFTGRTMEGRRYSDGLHQAIEAKEGVPVQEETKTSASITYQNLFRMYKKLSGMTGTGKTEEEEFREIYNIRVIPIPTNRPIARIDHPDLLYPSLKSKFKAVVEDVKSRHEKGQPVLVGTVAVETSDYLSQLLVQAGVPHEVLNAKNHYKEAQIIMNAGQRGAVTIATNMAGRGTDIKLGEGVRELGGLCVIGTERHESRRIDNQLRGRSGRQGDPGESQFYLSLEDELMRRFGSERIKAVLDRFKLSEEESVIRSNMFTRQVEGAQKRVEGNNYDTRKQVLQYDDVMREQREIIYAERYDVITANRDLAPEIKAMIKRTIKRIVEGASHSSKEERVEAILNFAKYNLVPEDTISASDIEGKSDKEVIDYLYARAEEIYASQVAKLRDEESVQEFQKVLILRVVDSKWTDHIDALDQLRNAVGLRGYAQNNPVVEYQSESFRMFNDMIGSIEFDVTRLMMKAQIHEQERPRTEHSISTTATRNIAAQQQDIPADIDLSQVKRNDLCPCGSGKKFKNCHGRKF; from the coding sequence ATGGCAAATTTATTAAAAACAATTATTGAAAATGATCGAGGCGAAATCAAACGCCTTGAAAAAATGGCTGATAAGGTCTTTTCTTATGAAGACCAAATGGCAGCTTTGACGGATGACGAATTAAAAGCGAAAACAGTTGAGTTTAAGCAACGTTACCAAGATGGTGAGTCTTTGGATGATCTCTTGTACGAGGCTTTTGCAGTTGTTCGTGAAGCTGCAAAACGGGTTCTTGGTTTGTTCCCATACAAGGTTCAGGTCATGGGGGGAATCGTCCTTCACCATGGTGACGTTCCAGAGATGCGTACAGGGGAAGGAAAAACCCTAACAGCAACCATGCCGGTGTACTTGAATGCCTTGTCTGGTAAAGGGGTGCACGTTGTTACCGTCAATGAATACTTGACAGAGCGGGATGCAACAGAGATGGGAGAACTTTACTCATGGCTTGGCCTTTCAGTAGGGATCAACCTTGCAGCAAAATCTCCAGCTGAGAAAAAAGAAGCTTACCTCTGTGATATCACTTACTCAACCAACTCAGAGATTGGTTTTGACTACTTGCGTGACAACATGGTTGTGCGTGCAGAAAACATGGTTCAACGTCCATTGAACTATGCCTTGGTCGATGAGGTAGACTCCATCTTGATTGACGAAGCGCGTACTCCGTTGATCGTTTCTGGTCAGACAGCTTCTGATACGAGCCAGCTCTATCACATGGCGGATGCTTATGTGAAGACCTTGACAGAGGACGATTACATTATCGATGTCCCATCTAAAACCATCGGTTTGTCTGATTCAGGAATCGATAAAGCAGAAAGCTACTTTAATCTTGAAAACTTGTACGATATTGAAAATGTAGCTTTGACTCACTTTATCGACAACGCCCTTCGTGCCAACTACATCATGATTTTGGATATCGACTATGTGGTCAGCGAAGATCAAGAAATCTTGATCGTCGACCAATTTACTGGTCGGACCATGGAAGGACGTCGCTATTCTGATGGACTTCACCAAGCGATTGAAGCCAAAGAAGGTGTTCCAGTTCAAGAAGAAACCAAAACATCTGCATCGATTACTTACCAAAACCTCTTCCGTATGTACAAGAAGTTGTCAGGGATGACAGGGACAGGGAAAACCGAAGAAGAAGAATTCCGTGAAATTTATAACATTCGCGTGATTCCAATTCCAACCAACCGTCCGATTGCCCGTATTGACCATCCAGACCTTCTCTACCCAAGCTTGAAATCAAAATTTAAGGCTGTTGTGGAAGATGTGAAGTCTCGTCATGAAAAAGGTCAACCAGTCCTAGTAGGTACCGTTGCCGTTGAAACCAGTGATTACCTTTCTCAATTGTTGGTTCAAGCAGGTGTCCCTCACGAAGTTTTGAATGCGAAAAACCACTACAAAGAAGCGCAAATCATCATGAACGCTGGTCAACGTGGTGCTGTTACCATCGCGACCAACATGGCCGGACGTGGTACCGATATCAAGCTTGGTGAAGGTGTTCGCGAACTCGGTGGACTATGTGTTATCGGGACAGAACGTCACGAAAGCCGTCGGATCGATAACCAGCTTCGTGGACGTTCAGGACGTCAAGGGGATCCAGGTGAATCTCAATTCTACTTGTCTCTTGAAGATGAATTGATGCGCCGTTTCGGTTCTGAACGGATCAAAGCAGTGCTTGATCGCTTCAAGTTGAGCGAAGAAGAATCGGTGATCCGTTCAAATATGTTCACCCGTCAAGTAGAGGGTGCACAAAAACGGGTTGAAGGAAACAACTACGATACCCGTAAACAAGTCCTTCAATACGATGACGTGATGCGGGAACAACGGGAAATTATCTACGCTGAACGCTATGATGTCATCACAGCTAACCGTGACTTGGCACCTGAAATCAAGGCCATGATCAAACGGACCATCAAACGGATTGTTGAAGGGGCCAGCCACTCAAGCAAGGAAGAACGCGTTGAAGCGATTCTGAACTTTGCCAAATACAATTTGGTTCCGGAAGATACGATTTCTGCAAGCGATATTGAAGGAAAATCTGACAAGGAAGTTATCGATTACTTGTATGCACGTGCAGAAGAAATCTATGCTAGCCAAGTAGCGAAATTGCGTGACGAAGAGTCTGTGCAAGAATTCCAAAAAGTCTTGATCCTTCGAGTGGTAGACAGCAAGTGGACGGACCATATCGATGCTTTGGATCAATTGCGAAATGCAGTTGGACTCCGTGGATATGCGCAAAATAACCCAGTGGTAGAATACCAATCAGAAAGTTTCCGTATGTTTAACGATATGATCGGATCGATTGAATTTGATGTGACTCGTCTCATGATGAAAGCCCAAATTCACGAACAAGAACGTCCACGTACGGAACACAGTATTTCAACAACTGCGACTCGCAACATTGCAGCGCAACAACAAGATATTCCAGCAGATATTGACTTGTCACAAGTGAAACGCAACGATTTGTGCCCTTGTGGTTCAGGCAAGAAATTCAAAAACTGTCACGGGCGTAAATTTTAA
- the manA gene encoding mannose-6-phosphate isomerase, class I, which translates to MGQPLFLHSVMQEKIWGGTRLKEEFGYEIPSDHVGEFWAISAHPHGVSKVANGPYEGMGLDQLYQEHRELFSNRKEPVFPLLTKILDANDWLSVQVHPDDTYAMEHEGELGKTECWYVIAADEGSEIIYGHNAKSKEELRQQIEDKNWDALLTKVPVKAGDFFYVPSGTMHAIGSGILILETQQSSDTTYRVYDFDRKDAQGNLRELHLEKSIDVLNIGEPANSHPDTVVVDDLRMTTLVASDFFTVYKWELTGKADFEKTADYSLLSVLAGEGKLTVDGKDYPIRKGSHFILPSDVESWTLEGQGLELIVSHP; encoded by the coding sequence ATGGGACAACCATTATTTTTACATTCAGTCATGCAGGAAAAAATTTGGGGAGGAACTCGTCTGAAAGAAGAATTTGGTTACGAAATTCCGAGCGACCATGTCGGTGAATTTTGGGCGATTTCAGCCCATCCACATGGTGTTTCTAAAGTAGCCAATGGTCCATACGAAGGAATGGGATTGGATCAGCTCTATCAAGAGCACCGGGAATTATTCAGTAATCGTAAAGAGCCTGTCTTTCCTTTATTAACAAAGATTTTAGATGCCAACGATTGGCTCAGTGTACAGGTGCACCCAGATGATACCTATGCAATGGAACATGAAGGAGAACTTGGAAAAACTGAGTGTTGGTATGTGATTGCGGCTGATGAAGGATCTGAGATTATCTATGGACACAATGCCAAGTCAAAAGAAGAACTCCGTCAGCAAATTGAGGACAAGAACTGGGATGCTTTGCTGACAAAGGTTCCAGTCAAGGCTGGAGATTTCTTCTATGTGCCAAGCGGGACCATGCACGCCATTGGTTCTGGAATTTTGATTCTTGAAACCCAACAGTCGAGTGACACCACCTACCGGGTTTATGATTTTGACCGCAAGGATGCTCAAGGAAACTTGCGGGAGCTTCACTTGGAAAAATCGATTGATGTGTTAAACATCGGTGAGCCGGCAAATAGTCATCCAGATACAGTTGTTGTCGATGATCTTCGAATGACCACCTTGGTTGCCAGTGATTTCTTCACTGTTTATAAGTGGGAACTGACTGGAAAAGCTGATTTTGAAAAGACTGCTGATTACAGCTTGTTAAGCGTCTTAGCCGGAGAAGGAAAATTGACGGTAGATGGAAAGGATTATCCTATTCGAAAAGGAAGTCACTTTATCTTACCGAGCGATGTTGAATCTTGGACTTTGGAAGGGCAAGGTTTAGAATTGATCGTGAGTCATCCATAA
- a CDS encoding MerR family transcriptional regulator produces MYHIKEAAELSGVSVKTLHHYDKIGLLVPVKSENGYRTYSQEDLERLQVILYYKYLGFSLDQIAELLAEEKANLLPHLTKQLDYLTQERQRLDTLISTLQKTIQEQKGERKMTIEEKFTGFSYQDTQKYQQEAVEKYGQEVMDQALERQKGREDEATEAFNQVFQTLAQNLKDGLSVSANENQNQAAKLLEAIRTYGFDCSIEVFGHIGKGYVYNPEFKENIDKFGAGTAQYTSDVIAHYVAHQPK; encoded by the coding sequence ATGTACCATATCAAAGAAGCTGCAGAGCTGTCGGGTGTCTCTGTCAAGACCTTGCACCACTATGACAAGATAGGACTTCTCGTTCCTGTGAAATCTGAAAATGGTTATCGGACATACAGTCAAGAAGATTTAGAACGATTACAGGTGATTCTCTACTACAAGTATCTAGGATTTTCCTTAGACCAAATAGCAGAACTCTTAGCTGAAGAAAAAGCTAACTTATTGCCCCATTTGACCAAACAGTTGGACTATTTGACTCAAGAAAGACAACGTCTGGATACCTTGATTTCTACCTTGCAAAAAACCATTCAAGAACAAAAAGGAGAAAGAAAAATGACCATTGAGGAAAAATTCACTGGATTTAGCTATCAAGATACTCAAAAATACCAGCAAGAGGCGGTAGAGAAGTACGGTCAAGAAGTCATGGACCAAGCGCTTGAGCGCCAAAAGGGGCGTGAAGATGAGGCTACGGAAGCCTTCAACCAAGTTTTTCAAACTTTGGCGCAAAATCTCAAAGATGGTCTATCCGTATCCGCAAATGAAAATCAAAATCAGGCAGCTAAACTTTTAGAAGCAATTCGAACGTATGGATTTGACTGCTCTATAGAGGTTTTTGGCCATATCGGCAAAGGCTATGTCTATAACCCAGAATTCAAGGAAAACATCGACAAGTTTGGAGCTGGCACAGCCCAGTACACTTCGGATGTCATTGCCCACTATGTGGCACATCAACCCAAATAA
- a CDS encoding phosphatase PAP2 family protein, whose amino-acid sequence MKPNLQDYPKFYRWLTLPFARKPHRVRVLQRMNRILTFAMPGIYGLVFCWLFFKKTSMGGIWPFIWIPASGFVLFSLFRHWVNIPRPYEKWEIQPLLEKNSSGHSFPSRHVFSATIISMCVCQLSLPLGMCSMLLSLLLALVRVLGGVHYPKDVLVAWGLGLVWGGLFLLA is encoded by the coding sequence ATGAAGCCCAATCTTCAAGATTATCCGAAATTTTATCGTTGGCTAACCCTGCCTTTTGCGAGAAAACCACATCGTGTGCGGGTCCTTCAAAGGATGAATCGAATCCTGACGTTCGCCATGCCAGGCATCTACGGCCTGGTCTTTTGTTGGCTGTTTTTTAAGAAAACTTCAATGGGAGGCATCTGGCCTTTTATCTGGATCCCTGCTTCGGGTTTTGTCTTGTTTAGCCTCTTTCGTCATTGGGTTAATATTCCGAGACCTTATGAGAAATGGGAGATTCAACCCTTATTGGAAAAGAATTCATCCGGACATTCCTTTCCTAGCCGACATGTTTTTTCGGCCACCATTATCTCCATGTGTGTCTGCCAGTTGTCGCTTCCGCTAGGAATGTGCTCGATGCTCCTATCTCTTCTATTAGCCCTTGTCCGAGTTCTTGGAGGGGTTCATTATCCCAAGGATGTCCTCGTCGCTTGGGGATTGGGACTCGTCTGGGGAGGACTCTTTTTGCTGGCTTGA